The Streptomyces sp. BHT-5-2 genomic interval CCTCATGCAGCTGACCGTCTTCGGACAGGTCGGAACGGACGGCCAGGAGACCGAAGAAGTGGTCACCCTGCGGACCATCGCCCCGCGCAGCGAATCCGTCGCCCCGCCACTGGCACGGATCCACAGCGCCTGCTTCACCGGCGACGTCCTCGGTTCCGAGAAGTGCGACTGCGGACCCCAGCTGTCCGCTGCCCTGAACGCCATCGTCCAGTCGTCCAACGGCGTTCTCGTCTACATGCTCCGCCAGGAGGGCCGCGGCATCGGCCTGGCCAACAAGATCCGTGCCTATGCGCTGCAGTCCGCCGGACACGACACCATCAGCGCCAACCTCGCCCTCGGCTTCCCCGCGGAAGGCCGGAACTTCCGGACGGCCGCCGACTGCCTGCGGCATCTGGGCATCAGCCGGGTCCGGCTGATGACGAACAACCCCGAGAAGGTCGGACAGCTCACCGCCGAGGGCATCGTGGTCGAGGACCGCGTCCCGCTCGGAGGCTTCCGCACCCCCTTCAACGAGGCGTACCTGGAAGTCAAGGACCGTCTGATGGGCCACCTCGACGCCCTGGGCACCGCCCGTCCGCTCACCGGACTGCCGCTGGGCGTCTCGCCACAGGGGGCACCGTGACGGCCGACGCGCCCGACGACGCACAGACCTACGCCGAGGAGGAGCGGGCCGCGATGCGCCGCGCCGTCTCGCTGGCCCGGCGCGGGCTGGGCACCGTGGCTCCCAACCCCGTCGTCGGGGCGGTGGTCCTGGACCGGGCGGGCCGACCGGCCGGCGAGGGCTGGCATCGCAAGGCCGGCGGGCCGCACGCCGAGATCCACGCACTGCGCGCCGCGGGACCACTGGCCGAGGGCGGCACCGCCGTGGTCACCCTGGAACCGTGCAGCCGGCAGGGGCGCACCGGCCCCTGCACCCGGGCACTGCTCGACGCCGGGATCCGCCGGGTCGTCTACGCCGTCGCCGATCCCACCCTGGCGGGCCAGGGCGCGACGGCACTGCGCCGAGCCGG includes:
- the ribA gene encoding GTP cyclohydrolase II RibA, producing MTPSEETAQETAEETAVARLASAPLPVGSTLMQLTVFGQVGTDGQETEEVVTLRTIAPRSESVAPPLARIHSACFTGDVLGSEKCDCGPQLSAALNAIVQSSNGVLVYMLRQEGRGIGLANKIRAYALQSAGHDTISANLALGFPAEGRNFRTAADCLRHLGISRVRLMTNNPEKVGQLTAEGIVVEDRVPLGGFRTPFNEAYLEVKDRLMGHLDALGTARPLTGLPLGVSPQGAP